In the Helianthus annuus cultivar XRQ/B chromosome 11, HanXRQr2.0-SUNRISE, whole genome shotgun sequence genome, one interval contains:
- the LOC110888393 gene encoding uncharacterized protein LOC110888393, whose protein sequence is MHEALLNQELTVIRYTFATFANIENELYRSKTGVHTVKGIFESFYRGQYVASNGIDAFVDVLNLEEKKRDRKSSPYRLYLFSTMMPDIMYNEEKYTDEKRLKVFASNFEDIILKYEVKKLDSVDLVFIPVLQGDHFYVLCVTPPKSTCG, encoded by the exons ATGCACGAAGCACTCTTAAATCAAGAATTGACTGTGATCCGATATACATTTGCTACATTTGCAAACATAGA AAATGAACTTTACCGATCAAAAACTGGGGTTCACACGGTCAAAGGTATCTTTGAAAGCTTCTATAGGGGTCAGTACGTAGCATCAAATGGAATAGATGCGTTTGTGGATGTTCTAAACCTTGAAGAGAAGAAGAGGGATAGAAAATCATCACCATACAGACTCTACTTATTTAGCACAATGATG CCGGATATCATGTACAACGAGGAGAAATACACAGACGAGAAACGTCTAAAAGTATTTGCCTCAAATTTTGAAGACATCATACTAAAATATGAGGTAAAAAAACTTGATTCGGTTGACTTGGTGTTTATTCCGGTACTTCAAGGGGACCACTTCTATGTcttgtgtgtcacacccccaaaatccacctgcggataa